Proteins from a genomic interval of Diospyros lotus cultivar Yz01 chromosome 6, ASM1463336v1, whole genome shotgun sequence:
- the LOC127804524 gene encoding uncharacterized protein LOC127804524: MITQRGIEANPEKIQAILDMEPPTSTKEVQRLTGQMATLGRFLSKSAERELPFLRTLRAGKKFEWTEQCQKSFEALKEYLKGVPLLTRPKTGETLYLYLGVRDEAISVVLIRKEGPVDRPIYYVSKVLQGPETRYPVAEKMALALLNASRKLRPYFQAHSIIVLTDQPLRSILQKPECSGRLTKWSIELSEYDIQYQPRQAIKGQALADFIVECTHSSKVGENEQAVWLLFVDGASGSQGSGAGIVLVSPEGDTLEYSLRFSFSSTNNVAEYEALIAGMRIAKKLKVTRLVAHSDSQLIMQQFQGQFETREQIMAQYLHKVKDLAQTFQSFQLTQINRSLNGHADALSKLASTREITGRAVFVEMLHHPSIEEKEVSCIETGTDWRSPFYRYLTNNELPNDPQETRRLKMRASRFTIIDGILYKRAYTTPLLKCLGPQEAEYILAETHSGMCGEHLGARALATKILRAGFFWPTLRSDALKKVKSSDKCQRHAPVQSAPISQLQPAFQPIPFAQWGLDILGPFPQAPRQRKFLIVATDYFTKWIEVEPLATITARKVEAMVWKDIICRFGIPRIIVTDHGKQFDYDSFRKFCDNLGIQLRFASVAYPQANG; the protein is encoded by the coding sequence atgatcacacaaagaggAATCGAGGCGAACCCTGAGAAAATTCAAGCAATATTGGATATGGAACCACCCACGTCAACTAAAGAAGTTCAGCGATTGACAGGGCAAATGGCAACTCTGggacgttttctctccaagtcagccgAAAGGGAGCTACCCTTCTTACGAACACTAAGAGCAGGAAAAAAATTTGAGTGGACAGAACAGTGTCAAAAATCATTCGAAGCGTTGAAAGAATATTTGAAAGGagttcccctattaacacgaCCAAAGACTGGAGAGACGTTGTACTTATACTTGGGGGTCCGTGATGAAGCCATCAGTGTAGTATTAATCAGGAAAGAAGGACCGGTGGAtcgaccaatatattatgtcagcAAGGTATTACAAGGCCCCGAGACGCGTTATCCCGTGGCGGAGAAAATGGCATTGGCCCTGCTAAATgcatccagaaagttgaggccatacttccaGGCTCATTCGATTATCGTACTTACAGATCAACCTTTACGAAGTATTTTACAAAAACCCGAATGTTCTggtcgccttaccaaatggtccattgagttaagCGAATATGATATCCAATATCAACCTCGACAAGCCATAAAAGGACAGGCACTAGCtgactttattgtggaatgcACTCACTCCAGCAAAGTAGGAGAAAATGAGCAGGCAGTATGGTTGTTATTTGTTGATGGAGCATCTGGTTCACAAGGAAGCGGAGCTGGAATAGTACTAGTATCCCCTGAAGGAGACACGTTGGAATATTCTCTGcgattttctttttcaagtacCAACAATGTGGCTGAGTATGAAGCCTTAATCGCCGGAATGAGGATAGCAAAGAAATTGAAGGTAACACGATTGGTTGCccatagtgattctcagttaATTATGCAGCAGTTTCAGGGACAATTTGAAACCAGGGAACAAATAATGGCTCAGTACTTGCATAAAGTCAAAGACCTAGCCCAAACATTCCAGAGCTTccaattaacacaaataaacagatcCCTTAATGGGCACGCTGATGCTTTATCTAAATTAGCATCCACTAGAGAGATAACAGGAAGAGCAGTATTTGTGGAAATGCTACACCATCCGAGTatcgaagaaaaagaagtatcATGCATTGAGACGGGGACAGACTGGAGATCGCCCTTCTATCGTTATCTCACTAACAATGAATTACCAAACGATCCACAAGAAACGAGAAGGCTTAAGATGCGGGCTTCAAGATTTACTATCATAGATgggatattatataagcgagcttacactacacctcttctcaaatgCTTAGGCCCTCAAGAGGCCGAATATATCCTAGCAGAAACTCATAGTGGAATGTGTGGAGAACATCTGGGAGCAAGAGCTCTGGCGACCAAAATATTAAGAgctggtttcttttggcccacactAAGGTCAGACGCGCTAAAGAAAGTCAAGTCAAGTGACAAATGCCAACGACATGCTCCAGTCCAATCTGCTCCAATATCCCAGCTGCAGCCTGCGTTCCAACCTATACCCTTCGCTCAGTGGGGCTTGGATATTTTGGGACCTTTCCCTCAAGCACCCAGGCAAAGGAAATTTTTAATAGTAGCTactgactatttcaccaaatggattgaagttGAGCCATTAGCCACCATTACAGCACGAAAAGTAGaggcaatggtatggaaagacattattTGCCGGTTTGGAATACCCAGAATCATCGTCACGGATCATGGGAAACAATTCGATTATGActcttttagaaaattttgtgaTAATCTAGGGATTCAACTAAGGTTCGCCTCGGTGGCGTACCCCCAAGCCAATGGATAA